In Paenibacillus algicola, a genomic segment contains:
- a CDS encoding Lrp/AsnC family transcriptional regulator translates to MEELSPFKLKVLDLLKEDARRTPALLSTLLGASEEEVKEAIAELERDHVIVKYVTVVNWGKVEEEKVYAQIEVQITPERGRGFEGIAERIYLFPQVKSVYLMSGAYDLLVEVEGRSLREVANFVSEKLSPIDSVLSTKTNFILKKYKQDGIIFEENPEDKRLLISP, encoded by the coding sequence ATGGAAGAGCTGAGCCCGTTTAAATTGAAAGTGCTTGACCTGTTGAAAGAGGATGCGAGAAGGACTCCGGCCCTTTTATCGACCCTGCTGGGGGCATCTGAAGAGGAAGTGAAGGAAGCCATCGCGGAGCTAGAGCGTGATCATGTTATCGTCAAATACGTGACGGTTGTGAATTGGGGCAAGGTGGAAGAGGAGAAGGTGTACGCACAGATTGAAGTACAGATTACACCGGAGCGCGGAAGAGGCTTTGAGGGAATTGCGGAACGTATTTATTTGTTCCCTCAGGTGAAGTCGGTGTACTTGATGTCCGGAGCCTATGATCTCCTGGTAGAGGTAGAGGGGCGCAGTCTTCGAGAGGTCGCGAACTTTGTCTCGGAGAAGCTGTCTCCCATTGATTCGGTGCTGTCCACGAAGACGAATTTTATTCTCAAAAAATATAAACAAGACGGGATTATTTTCGAAGAAAATCCAGAAGACAAGCGTCTGCTGATCTCGCCGTAA
- a CDS encoding spore coat protein — translation MPSQQGTSFLPEEDLLNSILNELKRTVREYTTATTEASCPAIRRMFSELTAETLQMQGDLYQLIERQKQYPASVPTAIKADVDKQLQAMQQTSQATRDFTAQRTSGLESYSHTPNVASHPTNVQPGH, via the coding sequence ATGCCATCCCAACAAGGGACATCCTTTCTTCCGGAAGAAGATCTGCTCAACAGCATCCTGAATGAATTGAAGCGTACCGTACGTGAGTACACCACAGCAACGACCGAGGCTTCCTGTCCTGCAATTCGCCGGATGTTCTCGGAGCTGACGGCCGAAACCCTGCAAATGCAGGGTGATCTGTATCAGCTTATTGAGCGGCAGAAGCAATACCCGGCTTCCGTGCCGACGGCGATTAAAGCAGATGTCGATAAGCAGCTGCAGGCTATGCAGCAAACGAGTCAAGCCACCCGTGACTTTACAGCACAGAGAACCTCGGGGCTGGAGTCGTACTCGCATACGCCCAACGTGGCCAGTCATCCTACGAACGTACAGCCTGGTCACTAA
- a CDS encoding NAD(P)/FAD-dependent oxidoreductase, translated as MKLTSGPSPWEQEFNDTYPSYPQLEDSVTCDVLVIGGGISGALVSYELTKRGLDVLLLEEHTVAGGSTSASTALLQFMNDDSITELMKRFGEYKGSRFYKMCLEAVERLASVASQLPEDIGFRRRSSLYCASTRQDVKLLQQEYENLRRYGFDVEYWTPQDIAARFPFTKPAALYCHGDAEVNPVHMVKALLNYSHTRQGLRIYEHSGVVRVEEDHLGGAIAYTHGMGKVHAKTLIWTVGYEAQDWKKDAQAVLEYTYAITTEPVEDLSSWHERALIWEAARPYLYLRTTVDGRIVAGGLDEPLAEGGLTEEIVQERSRKLLKEVMALFPQLGPLNIECSWSGVFGSTKDGLPLIGRDPRFPSSYFVEGYGGNGTVYSMIAADMLADTLTGKEPEELSWFSPIRRKQKH; from the coding sequence ATGAAGCTTACCAGCGGGCCAAGTCCATGGGAACAGGAATTCAACGATACGTATCCTTCCTATCCACAGCTTGAGGACAGCGTCACATGCGACGTTCTCGTCATCGGCGGCGGCATCAGCGGAGCGCTCGTCTCTTATGAGCTTACAAAGCGCGGACTGGATGTCCTGCTTCTGGAAGAGCACACCGTAGCAGGCGGCAGCACCTCTGCCAGTACAGCTCTGCTGCAATTTATGAATGATGATTCCATAACCGAGCTGATGAAGAGGTTCGGTGAATATAAAGGCAGCCGTTTCTATAAAATGTGTCTGGAAGCCGTAGAGCGCCTCGCCTCCGTTGCCTCCCAGCTGCCGGAAGATATCGGCTTTCGCCGCCGGAGCAGCCTCTACTGCGCCAGCACCCGGCAGGATGTGAAGCTGCTGCAGCAGGAGTATGAGAACCTGCGCCGTTACGGGTTCGATGTCGAGTACTGGACGCCCCAGGACATTGCTGCAAGGTTTCCCTTCACGAAGCCGGCGGCGCTGTACTGCCATGGAGATGCCGAGGTAAATCCGGTACATATGGTCAAGGCATTGCTGAACTACAGCCACACCCGGCAGGGCCTGCGTATTTATGAGCACAGTGGTGTAGTCCGGGTGGAGGAGGATCATCTGGGCGGGGCCATCGCATATACTCATGGCATGGGCAAGGTTCACGCCAAAACACTGATTTGGACCGTCGGCTATGAAGCCCAGGACTGGAAAAAGGACGCCCAGGCTGTGCTTGAATACACCTATGCCATTACGACCGAGCCTGTCGAGGATCTTTCCTCCTGGCATGAGCGGGCGCTCATCTGGGAAGCAGCCAGGCCTTATCTGTACCTGCGCACAACGGTTGACGGACGCATAGTAGCCGGCGGGCTGGACGAGCCGCTCGCCGAAGGCGGCTTGACCGAGGAGATTGTTCAGGAGCGCAGCCGGAAGCTGCTGAAGGAAGTCATGGCACTTTTTCCACAGCTCGGTCCCCTAAATATAGAATGCAGCTGGTCCGGCGTATTTGGCTCCACCAAGGACGGTCTGCCGCTGATTGGACGCGACCCCCGTTTTCCAAGCAGTTATTTCGTAGAGGGATATGGCGGCAACGGCACGGTATACAGCATGATCGCGGCAGACATGCTGGCAGATACGCTGACTGGAAAGGAGCCGGAGGAGCTGTCCTGGTTCTCTCCGATTCGGAGAAAGCAGAAGCATTAG
- the ltrA gene encoding group II intron reverse transcriptase/maturase: MNAKRLTTPKENVQQLQEKLGHAAKENKKRRFHALYDKVYRIDILWEAWRRVRANRGSAGIDGETLADIEKQGETCFVHECQRLLKEGEYHPQPVRRYYIPKKDGKKRPLGIPTVRDRVIQMAAKLVMEPIFEMDFQETSFGFRPKRSAKQALDRIRKACNRKGNWVVDVDIQGYFDNINQEKLIKLVEMRISDRRILKLLRKWLSAGVMEEGNVRRSDLGTPQGGVISPLLANIYLNYFDLLWERHGSKMGELTRYADDLVVICKTKKDADRAYELIRVIMDRLELTLHPTKTRIVGLWTGEEGFDFLGMHHRKTKAETSKGKVYYTTQQWLCRKAEERIREVVKERLAPPNMRHKTFQDHLEYLNPKIQGWRNYYYTAYSQKKMAKLDWYILQRLAKWVAKKRQRTRWMSSLSEVKALSKQYGLKTLL, from the coding sequence GTGAATGCCAAACGGCTAACAACACCAAAGGAAAACGTTCAACAACTCCAAGAGAAACTAGGTCATGCGGCCAAGGAAAACAAGAAGCGAAGGTTTCACGCGTTGTACGACAAGGTCTATCGAATAGACATCCTTTGGGAGGCATGGCGAAGAGTACGAGCTAATAGGGGTTCAGCTGGAATCGACGGAGAAACATTGGCAGATATCGAAAAACAAGGAGAAACATGCTTTGTACACGAATGTCAACGGCTTCTTAAAGAAGGCGAGTATCATCCGCAACCCGTAAGGCGCTACTACATTCCGAAGAAGGATGGCAAAAAGCGACCGCTCGGCATTCCCACAGTAAGAGACCGCGTCATCCAGATGGCAGCGAAACTCGTCATGGAACCGATCTTCGAGATGGATTTTCAGGAAACGTCATTCGGGTTCAGGCCAAAACGAAGTGCAAAGCAAGCGTTAGATCGCATTCGGAAAGCATGCAACCGCAAAGGGAATTGGGTGGTCGACGTCGACATCCAAGGGTACTTCGACAACATTAATCAGGAGAAACTCATCAAGCTGGTAGAAATGCGAATCAGCGATAGACGAATTCTGAAGCTGTTGAGGAAGTGGCTAAGTGCGGGTGTCATGGAGGAAGGCAATGTCAGACGCTCAGATTTGGGTACACCACAAGGTGGGGTCATTTCACCACTGCTGGCGAATATCTACCTGAATTACTTTGATCTCCTGTGGGAACGGCATGGCAGTAAAATGGGGGAACTCACACGTTACGCGGACGATCTGGTGGTCATCTGCAAAACAAAGAAGGATGCAGATCGGGCGTACGAACTCATTAGAGTTATTATGGACCGCCTAGAGCTAACGTTACATCCAACCAAGACACGCATCGTTGGACTATGGACAGGAGAAGAAGGCTTTGATTTTCTAGGCATGCACCATCGAAAGACGAAAGCCGAGACATCCAAAGGCAAAGTATACTATACGACCCAGCAGTGGCTGTGTCGCAAGGCGGAAGAGCGAATCCGAGAGGTCGTGAAGGAGCGACTTGCTCCGCCGAATATGCGTCACAAGACTTTCCAGGACCACCTGGAATATTTAAACCCAAAAATACAGGGATGGCGCAACTACTACTACACAGCCTACAGCCAAAAGAAGATGGCAAAACTAGATTGGTACATCTTGCAGCGCTTAGCAAAGTGGGTTGCCAAGAAGCGTCAACGCACGCGATGGATGAGTTCATTAAGCGAAGTGAAAGCATTGTCCAAACAATATGGACTTAAAACGCTCTTGTGA